The DNA window AATCTTCCGGCCCGAAGTTTTCAAGAGATTTCCCTTTGAATGCCACGCTGCCCGCGGTGGGCGGCTCCAAGCACGCGAGCAGACGCCCCAGCGTGCTCTTGCCGCTGCCGGACTCCCCCACCAAGCCCAGGATTTCATTGGGTCGGATCCCCAAGCTCACATCCGACACCGCATGCACCCACCCGCTGACGCTGCGCATCCAGCCCCTCTCCACGGAATAATGCTTGCTCAATCCCAAAGCTTCCAACAGGTACGGCTTGCTCACAGCTTTTCCTCCAGAAGCAAACACCGGCTCCAGTGGGTGGGACTCATGGATACCGGGCCCGGACTGAGTTGCCTGCAACGCGGCTCAACCCGGTGGCATCGCGGGTGAAACGCACACCCCGCAGGGATATCCCAGAGTTGCGGAGGCTCTCCTTCAATGGGCGAAAGCCGGCCCGCGCCGCGTGCCATGCCCGGCACACATTCCAACAGCCGTTCAGTATAAGGATGCTTCGGGCTCTCCTTAACTTCATCCACATCACCCAATTCCACAATCCGGCCCGCGTACATCACAGCCACACGATTGGCCAAGGCAAATGCAATGCGCAAATCATGCGTGATAAAAACAACGGAAAGCTCCCCCCCTTCAGTCAGCTCTCCCACAATCTTGAGCACGCTTGCCTGCACCGTCACATCCAGGGCCGAGGTAGGCTCATCAGCCACCAGAAGCAAAGGCCGCCGGCAAGTGGCCATGGCAATCATCACACGCTGTTTCATTCCTCCGGACATTTGGTGAGGGTATTGATGAATGCGTTCTTCGGCAGGCATGATCCCAAAACGCCCCAATTGAGCTTTGGCCGCAATCTGCAACTCTGCCGGGTCCTTCAGTCCTCCCAGCCTCAAGGCCTCCACAATTTGCTCTCCGATGGTCATCAGAGGATTGAGAGCCGAGCCCGGGTGTTGGAACACATAGCCGATTTCATTACCGCGCACCTGTGGCACTTCTGCGGAAGATAACCGGAGCACATCCCGCCCGCCAATCCGGATTACTCCCGAGGGAATGGACGCATTGGAAGGCAAGAGACGGCCCAAAGCCAGGCCCAGCGTGCTTTTGCCGCAACCAGACTCCCCCACCAATGCAAGGATCTCCCCTTGGGCCACACTCAGATCCACCCTGTCCAAAGCGCGCAGAGTGCGGTCGCCGGTGCGGTAATCCACGCATAGATTTTCAATTTCAATGGTGTTCACTTATTACCTCACGCCGTCATTGCGGGCGAAGCGAAGCAACCTTTGTCCCACAAAGATTGTTTCGTCGCGTTGCTTCCCGCAATGACGGACTCGGGTCAGTCATACTCTCCCAACACATAGTCCCGCAACCCCTCACCCAACAAATTGAATCCGATCACAGTCACCAAAATCGCCAGGCCCGGATACACGCTCAACCACCAAGCCAGGCCTAAGGACTGTTTGCCTTCCATCAACATATTGCCCCAGGTCGCGGTGGGCGGCTGCACCCCGATCCCCAAAAAGCTCAGTCCCGACTCCACCAAAATTGCTGCTCCCACTCCCAGGGTGGCATTGACCAAGACCGGGCCCATGGCATTGGGAATCAAATGTTTCCTCAAGATATGAAAATCTTTTGCGCCAGCTACTCTGGCGGCCAACACAAATTCGCGCTGTTTGAGCGTGAGAATTTCCGCGCGCATCAAGCGGGCCACCCCCATCCAGCTCGTGAGACCGATCACCACCATGATGTTCCAGATATTGGCTTCCAAGAAGGCGATCACCGCAAGAATCAGGAAAAAGGTGGGAAAGCAAAGCATTAAATCCACAAAGCCCATAATCCAACGGTCCAGCTTGCTAAAGTACCCGGCCAATGCGCCGAGGGTGGTGCCCACCACTGTGGAAATACCCACAGCAATGAAACCAATGAGCAAGGAGATACGCGCCGCGTAAAGCATGCGCGTGAGCACGTCGCGGCCCAGAAAATCGGTCCCCATCCAATGTGAAGCCGTTGGTTTGGCAAGGATCTCCGTCAGCTTGACTGCATTCGGGTCATACGGACTCAGGACAGGGCCCAAGATCGCAAGCGCCGCCAGGAAAGCAATCACGCTCCCCCCGATCGCAATGGCCCGCTGATAGCTGAGATCGGTTCTCAAAGGCGCGCTCACGATTCGGGCTCCTGATAGCGGATCCGCGGATCCACCCAGCTATAGGCGAGGTCGGCCAAGAGATTCCCCAAGAGCGTCAACACCGCGCCGATGACCAGCAGGCCCATGATGATGGGGTAGTCTCGCGCCAGCACACTGTCAAAATAAAGCCGTCCCATGCCGGGGATGGAAAAAATGGTTTCAAAAATCACACTCCCTCCGATAAGGCCCGGCACCATCAAACCCATAATCGTCACAATGGGCAAACAGGCATTGCGGAGCGCATGCTTGCGGATCACCTGCATCTCTCCCAAGCCCTTGGCCCGGGCTGTGCGGATATAATCCTGTTGCAACACATGGACCATGGAACTTCTCATGTAGCGCGAGATCCCGGCCAGGCCGCCAAAGGCGGAAACAAAAATCGGCAGGGCCAGATGGTGCAGCAGATCCAGGCATCGCTCCAAGAGATTCATCTGACCGTATTCCAGGGAAGTGAGTCCGGAGATGGGCACAATCATGAGGCGCACCCCCAGCCAATCCATAAGCAAAAGGGCCAGCCAAAAAGTGGGCATGGCATAGCCGATAAAGACCAGGAGTGTCAGCCAGCGGTCTGAACGCGAGCCCCGGTACAGGGCCGAATGGATTCCGATGGGAATGGCCACCCCCATGACCAGAAGAATTGAAGCGATATTGATGGTGAGCGTGATGGGAATGCGTTCGGCGATTTTCTTGAGCGCAGGACGGCCGTCCATATGAGAAGTCCCGAAATCAAGAACTGTCAGTTTCTTGAGCCAGTACCAATACTGCACCGGGATGGGTTTGTCCAGGTGGTACAGCTCGCGCAGTTGCTGCTTGACCTCGGAGGAGGTCCGCGGATTCATTTCGGTTTGCATATCCGTGGGCTCACCGGGCGCAAGATGGATCACAACAAAACTGATGAGGGTAATGCCCAGCAGAAGAGGAATGGACGAAAGAACGCGCCGCAGAATATAACTTGCCATCAAACCCCACGCGTTGGAGAGTGTGTCTTTTTTACGGAACCCAGTTTAGCATAAATCACTTTTCAGGAGCTCCTTGGCACGCGCCAGCGCTTCGGCCGGAGTGCTGATTTCCCCCAGGCTCTGGGACTCATGAAGGGCTTCCAGAATTTTCCCCACCTTGGGGCCCGGCTCCAAACCCAATTCAACTATCAAAGTCTTCCCGTCCATAAGGGGCTCGGGCGGAGGCTCGGGCGGGTTGAGAAAATGGTTGAGGCATGCCGCCACATACTGGGTGTCGCGGTCATGTTCCTTAGGATCCCGTATGGGCCCCGTGGTTGCGGACTTATCCGCAAGCCAGCACAAAAGCATGGAGCCTTCCTCCTCTGCCGTGTCTCTGCGGAACCGGAAAAGGGCACGGTCAGATGGATTTTCCTCACGCGTCAGGAATCCCGGGCGCAGATGGAATTTGACGATCGAGCCCACCACATCCCTCTCGCGATTGGAAAGACGCCAGCGCCTGCAGATCTCATCGGCCATTTCCTGCCCCACGCGTTCGTGGCCGGTAAAGCCCCATCGCGTCTCGGTCATGGGCACCCGGGTTGCGGGCTTGCCTATATCGTGCAGAAGCACGCCAATCTTCAGAGCCACCAAGCGAGGGCGGTGGCGCACCAGAGGCTCCTGCAGGTATTTTCTCAAGGCCTCGGATTCCTTCACACCCCAACGGGAGGGATTCTCCAAGAGGAGCTCCAGCTGACGCATGGCCTCGATGGTGTGGTCCAGGACATCCAGGTGGTGCCATCCCCCTTGCTCCACACCGCGGCAGGCCTCAAGTTCCGGGCACAGAACCTTCCACACACCCATATCGCTCATAAGCTGCAAAGTGTGGGAGGCCTGCGCCTCCAGGAGACGGCCCATTTCCGCCTGCACACGCTCCGGAGCCGCCTGATCCAGGAGAGTAATACTCTTTCCCAGCAGCTCACACGTGTCCGTGTCGAATTCCGTGCTGAGCGCAGCGCGGAAAGAAAATGCGCGCATCACGCGCACCGGGTCGTCCTCAAAGGCCTTGTCATTACAGACACGCAGGGTCTTGTACAGGAGGTCCCGTTTGGAACCGCAGGGGTCCCAGAGCTCCTCCGGCCAGGTGCCCTGGACAAAGGCCTGGGGCGTTGTGGCCAAAGCATTTACAGTAAAGTCCCGGCGCGATAGATCCTCATCGATCCCGTCCGGATGCAGCGCGGTGATGTCCACCAGAATAGGATCCTCCTGCTGGGGAACATAACAGGCCAGGCGGAAGGTTTGGTGCTCCTTGTGAATGCAAATGGGACGCGCGTCAAAGGCTTCGCCCAGGGACCGGGCAAAGCCTTCCGGCCCCCCGCTCACCGCCAAATCCACATTGAGCGGCGGGTGCGGGGTGCGTTGCAGCAGAAGATCCCTCAGGAGGCCTCCCACCACATAGCATTCTGCTGCGCGCTCACGGCTAACCGCTGCCGCACGCTTTAGAACAGGCTCAATTTTGGTATGAATCTCAATACTCATCGTCCTAATAGGGTATCACGATGCCGGTGCCAGGCACCGGTGCCAGGCACCAGTGCCTGACACCGCGACCGCGAGGGTCAGTAACGAAGATAGCGCTGCTGGGATTTGGGCACATACCAATCCTTCAGGTTGTACCCGATCCCGGCAATGGTGGGTTCAATCCCTTGAAAGCGGGCATGGACAATGGGAAGGGCATCCCCCACAAAAAGAAACATATACGGCTGCTCTTCATGAATAATCTCATGAATCCGCCGGTAACACGCTGCCCGCGCTTCCTGATCAAAAGTCGTACGTCCTTTCACCAGCAACTCATCGACTTCGGCATTGTGATAGCTGACAAAATTATATTTACCTTCCCCAATCTGCGAGGAGTGCCAGATCGCGTAATTGTCCGGGTCCACCGATAAGCCCCATCCCAGCAGTACCGCATCAAAACGGCCCTTGTCCACAAACTCGTGCACAAAGGTGGCCCACTCCACAATCTTGATCTTAACGCGCACCCCGACTTCGGCTAAGCGGCGCTGAATAATCTCGGCCGCCAGCTTGCGCTGCTCATTCCCCTGATTGGTCATGAGGGTGAATTCAAACACTTTGCCGTTTTTATCCAGCCACCCGTCACCGTCGCTATCCGTCCAACCGCATGTTGCCAGAATGGACTTGGCCTGCAACGGATTATAAGGACGCGGTATTGTCTGAGCATTGGTTGCCCAGGAACCCGGAATGAACGGGCCGGTGCAGGGCTGGCCCAGGCCAAAAAGCACGCCGTCAATGATCTCCTGTTTATCCACTGCGTGGTCCAGGGCTTGGCGCACCCGCACGTCCTGAAAAAGCGGAT is part of the Candidatus Omnitrophota bacterium genome and encodes:
- a CDS encoding ABC transporter ATP-binding protein, producing the protein MNTIEIENLCVDYRTGDRTLRALDRVDLSVAQGEILALVGESGCGKSTLGLALGRLLPSNASIPSGVIRIGGRDVLRLSSAEVPQVRGNEIGYVFQHPGSALNPLMTIGEQIVEALRLGGLKDPAELQIAAKAQLGRFGIMPAEERIHQYPHQMSGGMKQRVMIAMATCRRPLLLVADEPTSALDVTVQASVLKIVGELTEGGELSVVFITHDLRIAFALANRVAVMYAGRIVELGDVDEVKESPKHPYTERLLECVPGMARGAGRLSPIEGEPPQLWDIPAGCAFHPRCHRVEPRCRQLSPGPVSMSPTHWSRCLLLEEKL
- a CDS encoding ABC transporter permease; protein product: MRTDLSYQRAIAIGGSVIAFLAALAILGPVLSPYDPNAVKLTEILAKPTASHWMGTDFLGRDVLTRMLYAARISLLIGFIAVGISTVVGTTLGALAGYFSKLDRWIMGFVDLMLCFPTFFLILAVIAFLEANIWNIMVVIGLTSWMGVARLMRAEILTLKQREFVLAARVAGAKDFHILRKHLIPNAMGPVLVNATLGVGAAILVESGLSFLGIGVQPPTATWGNMLMEGKQSLGLAWWLSVYPGLAILVTVIGFNLLGEGLRDYVLGEYD
- a CDS encoding ABC transporter permease, with the protein product MASYILRRVLSSIPLLLGITLISFVVIHLAPGEPTDMQTEMNPRTSSEVKQQLRELYHLDKPIPVQYWYWLKKLTVLDFGTSHMDGRPALKKIAERIPITLTINIASILLVMGVAIPIGIHSALYRGSRSDRWLTLLVFIGYAMPTFWLALLLMDWLGVRLMIVPISGLTSLEYGQMNLLERCLDLLHHLALPIFVSAFGGLAGISRYMRSSMVHVLQQDYIRTARAKGLGEMQVIRKHALRNACLPIVTIMGLMVPGLIGGSVIFETIFSIPGMGRLYFDSVLARDYPIIMGLLVIGAVLTLLGNLLADLAYSWVDPRIRYQEPES
- a CDS encoding CCA tRNA nucleotidyltransferase, producing MSIEIHTKIEPVLKRAAAVSRERAAECYVVGGLLRDLLLQRTPHPPLNVDLAVSGGPEGFARSLGEAFDARPICIHKEHQTFRLACYVPQQEDPILVDITALHPDGIDEDLSRRDFTVNALATTPQAFVQGTWPEELWDPCGSKRDLLYKTLRVCNDKAFEDDPVRVMRAFSFRAALSTEFDTDTCELLGKSITLLDQAAPERVQAEMGRLLEAQASHTLQLMSDMGVWKVLCPELEACRGVEQGGWHHLDVLDHTIEAMRQLELLLENPSRWGVKESEALRKYLQEPLVRHRPRLVALKIGVLLHDIGKPATRVPMTETRWGFTGHERVGQEMADEICRRWRLSNRERDVVGSIVKFHLRPGFLTREENPSDRALFRFRRDTAEEEGSMLLCWLADKSATTGPIRDPKEHDRDTQYVAACLNHFLNPPEPPPEPLMDGKTLIVELGLEPGPKVGKILEALHESQSLGEISTPAEALARAKELLKSDLC